From Nomascus leucogenys isolate Asia chromosome 15, Asia_NLE_v1, whole genome shotgun sequence, a single genomic window includes:
- the ARCN1 gene encoding coatomer subunit delta, with amino-acid sequence MVLLAAAVCTKAGKAIVSRQFVEMTRTRIEGLLAAFPKLMNTGKQHTFVETESVRYVYQPMEKLYMVLITTKNSNILEDLETLRLFSRVIPEYCRALEENEISEHCFDLIFAFDEIVALGYRENVNLAQIRTFTEMDSHEEKVFRAVRETQEREAKAEMRRKAKELQQARRDAERQGKKAPGFGGFGSSAVSGGSTAAMITETIIETDKPKVAPAPARPSGPSKALKLGAKGKEVDNFVDKLKSEGETIMSSSMGKRTSEATKMHAPPINMESVHMKIEEKITLTCGRDGGLQNMELHGMIMLRISDDKYGRIRLHVENEDKKGVQLQTHPNVDKKLFTAESLIGLKNPEKSFPVNSDVGVLKWRLQTTEESFIPLTINCWPSESGNGCDVNIEYELQEDNLELNDVVITIPLPSGVGAPVIGEIDGEYRHDSRRNTLEWCLPVIDAKNKSGSLEFSIAGQPNDFFPVQVSFVSKKNYCNIQVTKVTQVDGNSPVRFSTETTFLVDKYEIL; translated from the exons ATG GTGCTGTTGGCAGCAGCGGTCTGCACAAAAGCAGGAAAGGCTATTGTTTCTCGACAGTTTGTGGAAATGACCCGAACTCGGATTGAGGGCTTATTAGCAGCTTTTCCAAAGCTCATGAACACTGGAAAACAACATACGTTTGTTGAAACAGAGAGTGTAAGATATGTCTACCAGCCTATGGAGAAACTGTATATGGTACTGATCACTACCAAAAACAGCAACATTTTAGAAGATTTGGAGACCCTAAGGCTCTTCTCAAGAGTG ATCCCTGAATATTGCCGAGCCTTAGAAGAGAATGAAATATCTGAGCactgttttgatttgatttttgcttttgatgAAATTGTCGCGCTGGGATACCGGGAGAATGTTAACTTGGCACAGATCAGAACCTTTACAGAAATGGATTCTCATGAGGAGAAGGTGTTCAGAGCCGTCAGAGAG ACTCAAGAACGTGAAGCTAAGGCTGAGATGCGTCGTAAAGCAAAGGAATTACAACAGGCCCGAAGAGATGCAGAGAGACAGGGCAAAAAAGCACCAGGATTTGGCGGATTTGGCAGCTCTGCAGTATCTGGAGGCAGCACAGCTGCCATGATCACAGAGACCATCATTGAAACTGATAAACCAAAAGTGGCACCTGCACCAGCCAG GCCTTCAGGCCCCAGCAAGGCTTTAAAACTTGGAGCCAAAGGAAAGGAAGTAGATAACTTTGTGGACAAATTGAAATCTGAAGGTGAAACCATCATGTCCTCTAGTATGGGGAAGCGTACTTCTGAAGCAACCAAAATGCATGCTCCTCCCATTAATATGGAAAG TGTACATatgaaaattgaagaaaagatCACATTAACCTGTGGACGAGACGGAGGATTACAGAATATGGAGTTGCATGGCATGATCATGCTTAGGATCTCAGATGACAAGTATGGCCGAATTCGTCTTCATGTGGAAAATGAAGATAAGAAAGGGGTGCAGCTACAG ACCCATCCAAATGTGGATAAAAAACTTTTCACTGCAGAGTCTCTAATTGGCCTGAAGAATCCAGAGAAGTCATTTCCAGTCAACAGTGACGTAGGGGTGCTAAAGTGGAGACTACAAACCACAGAGGAATCTTTTATTCCACTGACAA TTAATTGCTGGCCCTCGGAAAGTGGAAATGGCTGTGATGTCAACATAGAATATGAACTACAAGAAGATAATTTAGAACTGAATGACGTGGTTATCACCATCCCACTCCC GTCTGGTGTCGGCGCGCCTGTTATCGGTGAGATCGATGGGGAGTATCGACATGACAGTCGACGAAATACCCTGGAGTGGTGCCTGCCTGTGATTGATGCCAAAAATAAGAGTGGCAGCCTGGAGTTTAGCATTGCTGGGCAGCCAAATGACTTCTTCCCTGTTCAAGTTTCCTTTGTCTCCAAGAAAAATTACTGTAACATACAG GTTACCAAAGTGACCCAGGTAGATGGAAACAGCCCTGTCAGGTTTTCCACAGAGACCACTTTCCTAGTGGATAAGTATGAAATCCTGTAA